TATGATCCGAATAGCAGCATAAATCAAAACGCATCTACCACACATTTACAATCCTAATGGAGTTATTTTGGCGATGCAGATAAACGAATTGGTAATAGCTGAAAATATAGAAGAACAAGCCTGGACAGCACTAGAAAAGTCGATTCTCTATTATCAAGGTCGTCCTGTGGGGACTTTAGCCGCATACGATCCGTCTGTAGAGGCGCTGAATTACGACCAATGCTTTATCCGAGATTTTGTGTCGTCGGCTTTAATTTTTCTGCTCAAGGGTAAAACAGAAATTGTTCGCAATTTCTTAGAAGAAACATTAAAGTTACAGCCTAAAGAAAGAGCATTAGATGCATATAAACCGGGAAGAGGTTTAATTCCAGCTAGCTTCAAAGTTGTATCTCTCAATGGCGAGGAATATTTAGAAGCTGATTTTGGCGAACACGCGATCGCGCGAGTTACGCCTGTGGATTCTTGTCTCTGGTGGATTATTTTGTTGCGTGCTTATGTAATTGCTACAAAAGATTGTTCCTTAGCATATAGACCTGAATTTCAAAACGGTATCAAGTTGATTATGGAGATCTGCTTGGCGAATCGTTTTGATATGTACCCAACGCTATTAGTTCCAGATGGCGCTTGTATGATTGACCGCCGTTTGGGTATATATGGTCATCCGCTAGAAATTCAAGTTTTATTTTATACGGCTCTGCGTGCTGCTCGTGAGTTGCTAATTTGTCAAGGTAATCAAGATATTTTCGCCGCAATTGATAACCGCTTACCTCTTTTATGCGCTCATATTCGTCAGCATTATTGGATAGATATTAATCGCCTGAATGCAATTTATCGCTTCAAGAGTGAAGAGTATGGCAAAGGAGCAGTCAATTTATTCAATATATATGTAGACTCTCTACCCTATTACGAATTAGATAAATGGTTGCCGAGAAAAGGAGGTTATTTAGCTGGAAATGTTGGCCCTTCACAACTAGATACGCGCTTCTTTTCCCTTGGTAATTTGATGGCGATCGTTTCTGACCTTGCAACTGAAGAACAGTCGCAAGCGATTATGACTCTCATTGAAGAACGCTGGGAAGATTTGGTGGGAGATATGCCAATGAAAATCTGTTTCCCAGCTTTGGAAGATGAAGAGTATAGAATTGTCACTGGATGCGATCCGAAAAATATTCCTTGGTCTTATCATAATGCTGGCAGCTGGCCTGTTTTGATGTGGATGTTGGCAGCTGCGGCTGTGAAAACTAAAAAGACAGGTTTGGTGAGAAAGGCGATTGAACTTGCCCAAACACGTCTGAGCGAAGATGAATGGCCGGAGTACTATGATGGCAAAAAAGGACGATTGATTGGCAAACAAGCGAGAAAATATCAAACTTGGTCAATTGCTGGGTTCTTATTAGCAAAAGAACTGTTAGCTAACCCCAGTTATTTACGATTGGTGAGTTTTGATGAATTATCCCCAGAAGCAGTTTCTAGAGCTTGTGAGTTTGAAATTAGCAGTATAGATCCATACACATCTAGATAGTAGCAATGAATTTATTGCTACTAAAATAGGTTGATTGTTCGGGATAAACAATATTTTAAAAGCCCCTTTGTAGCTATAGGGGCTTTTATTTTTTCTGCATTCCTGTCTATGATAATAATTTAAAGTAGATGTCATAAATAAATGAACTAATTTAAAAAATTAGGCTATCCTGAAAGAATAGACAATGAAATATAGTGCTAGAGAGTGTGTGGTAAAAGCTCAGTAACTATATCTCTTTGTTACAAAGAATATTACATAAATCAAGAAAAACAAACGTATCATATCCTGCCGAAATTCAAGAAATTGGGAGTATTTCTCGCAATGGCAAGAGAGGAATTAGTATTATTTGATGACATAGATAACCAGGCATGGGAACTACTAGAAAAGTCCATTGTTTACTATCAAGGTCGCCCCATAGGTACAATCGCTGCTGGTGAGCAATTAGAAATAGCATTGAATTATGACCAATGCTTTATCAGAGATTTCGTACCCTCAGCCTTACTTTTTCTGATTAAAGGTAGGTATGATATTGTGCGTAATTTTCTCGAAGAAACGTTAAAATTACAGCCTACTGAAAATCTCTTAAATGCTTATACACCTGGTCGGGGATTGATACCAGCAAGCTTTAAAGTTATCTCAGCCGATGGACAAGAATATTTAGAAGCGGATTTTGGCGAACACACGATCGCCAGAGTTACGCCAGTAGATTCTTGTTTATGGTGGGTGATTCTTTTATATGCCTATGTCAAAGCTACTAAAGATATAAATTTCGCCTTGCAACCAGAGTTTCAGCAGGGAATCATGTTAATAATGGAACTTTGCTTGGCGACTCGATTTGATATGTACCCAACCCTATTGGTTCCAGACGGTGCTTGTATGATTCAACGTCGTTTGGGTATTTATGGGTATCCTTTAGAAATTCAATCTCTGTTTTATGCAGCCTTGCGTGCGGCGCGGAAACTGCTAATTTGTGCAGGCGATGAAGAAATTGTTATCGGTATAGATAATCGCTTACCTCTTTTACGAGATCATATTCGCAATCATTATTGGATAGATAGACATCGCTTAAATGTAATTTATCGCTTTAAGGGTGAAGAATATGGTCAAACAGCAGTTAATCAGTTCAATATATATGCAGATTCAATTGGCTATGCTAAGTTGGCTCTTTGGTTGCCAAAACTTGGCGGTTATTTAGCAGGTAATGTAGGGCCATCGCAACTAGATACTCGCTTCTTCTCTTTAGGAAATTTGATGGCGATTCTTTGTTCTTTAGCTAGCGATCGCCAATCACAAGCGATTATGAATATTATCGAAGAACAATGGGACGATTTAGTCGGAGAAATGCCGATGAAAATCTGTTTTCCGGCTGTAGAAAAAGAAGAGTATAGAATTTTTACAGGTTGCGATCCGAAAAATAGACCTTGGTCTCACCATAATGGTGGCAGTTGGCCTGTTTTATTATGGTTGCTAAGTGCGGCTGCGCAAAAAACAGGTAGAACAAGTCTTGCTCACAATGCTATTGAAATAGCTCAATCCCGCCTCAGCGAAGATGAATGGCCGGAATGTTATGATGGGACAAGAGGATTGTTAATTGGTAAACAAGCTAGAAGATATCAAACTTGGACAATTAGCGGATTTTTATTGGCAAAAGAATTGCTGCGCAATCCCGATTATTTAGAATTAATTAGTTTTGCAGAATTTGATTTAGATAATGCTGCCCACGTGTGCGATTTGTAACTCTAATTAAATCTTAATTTCTACAAACAAGCTGATAATTCGCTTCATTACCTGCATAACCTCATACATTTCATTTTTCTGAGGATTAGAGAGAGTAAACTTCTTTGATAAAGAATACAAAAGTCGCTGCTGATTCAACTTGATAAATATATAGTCTTCGCCCGTCGTTATCATTCCAAAAATCGGTGTTTCTAAGTTAGGATTTGCCATCATATAAGTTAAAGTTTGTGGCAGAGCCTGCATAACGCTGAAACCATAGCGTTTCGATTCAATTAATACTACCCATAATCTATTTTGTACTACTAAAGCATCAATAAATCCTTCTAATGTAAGTTCTTCTTCACTTCCATTTCTGATTTCGACCTTGACTAATTCCTCACTCTGCATCTTAAAAGGCGGATCGCATAAACCCATTAAATCTAGTAGTGGAGATAGCATAATAATATTGACAGTACCTTCTGTAATAGCACCATCTGCGGCATAATAGAGGTAGCGACTCTTTAGCCGATTCAAAGAGGCTTTTTCACTATCAGTCAGTTCGGGTAAATTCTCAAACCATTCTGTAAAAAAATCAGGCTCAGAAGTCGAAGTTAAATTGAACTTAGTATGCACCTGATTTAGGTTAGTAATAGCTTTAGTAATTCCAATTGTTTTAACCATAATTTGTTGAAAACTAATCTATTAGTATAGCGACACAGCTTATCTACTTTTAAATTTAGTATAATTTTGATTCCCTAATTAGAGAAAATTAAAATCCAACAGTTTCAAGATTTTCATGGACAACCCCCGTCAAATAGCTTTTCTTGCCCTGCGAGATGTTCACAAAGGGGCTTATGCTGATGTTGCTTTAGACAAAGTTCTGCAAAAGGTTAAATTACAAGATATTGACCGTCGTTTAGTCACAGAATTAGTTTATGGCAGTGTGAGAAGGCAACGCACTCTCGACGCTTTGATTGACCAATTTGCCAAAAAGAAATCTCAACAACAACCAAAAGACCTCCGCACTATCCTACATCTGGGTTTATATCAACTTTGCTATCAAGAACGGATTCCCGCTTCTGCGGCTGTCAATACTACAGTTCAACTAGCTAAAGAAAACGGCTTTGCTGGACTTACGGGTTTTGTGAATGGTTTGTTGCGACAGTATATTAGGCAAGCGGGAGGTGGTGAGGGTATTCCCTTACAATTGTCAGAAAATCCTGTAGAACGCTTGGGCATTTTACACAGTTTTCCTGACTGGATTATTCAAGTATGGTTAGAACAACTCAGTTTTGCTGAAACAGAACAGTTATGTGAATGGATGAATCAATCACCAACAATCGATCTGCGCGTTAACCCGCTGCGCACTTCTATTGATGTGGTGGAAAAGGCTTTGCAATCGGCTGATGTTTTAGTGAAGCGGCTTCCGAATTTACCCCAAGCTTTAAGATTAATTAGTAATAGCGGCCCGATTCAAAATTTACCTGGTTTTAAAGAAGGTTGGTGGGTTGTACAAGATGCTAGTGCTCAGTTGGTGAGTCATTTACTCGAGCCGCAACCAGGAGAAGCAATCGTTGATGCTTGTGCTGCACCTGGAGGGAAAACAACTCACATCGCTGAGTTGATGGTTGATAAAGGGAAAATTTGGGCTTGCGATCGCACTGCTTCCCGACTGCGCAAACTCCAAGAAAATGCACGGCGGTTAAATTTGCAATCTATTCAAATTTGTACTGGCGACAGTCGGCAATTCTTACAGTTTCAAAATACCGCAGACCGCGTATTATTAGATGCACCATGTTCTGGTTTGGGAACTTTGCACCGCCATGCTGATGCGCGTTGGCGACAGACACCAGAAAGCGTCCAAGAACTTTCAAAACTGCAAAAGGAATTACTCGCACATACTTCAACTTTTGTGAAATCGGGTGGTGTGCTAGTCTACGCTACTTGTACGCTACATCCAGCCGAAAATGAAGCGGTGATTTCTGAGTTTTTAGCTGAGTATCCGCATTGGCAAATAGAACCTCCTAATACTGATTCACCCTTGTTTGCCTATTCCACCCCATCAGGTTGGTGCAAAGTTTGGCCTCATCGCCAGAATATGGATGGTTTTTTTATGGTTCGCTTAAGAAAAACTAATGATTCCGAGTGAATACTGGATTAGGATTGTAGGATTTAATCGAGGTTGAAATCTCCCAGAGGATGCAGCATGGTTACTAATTCCAATGTGAAAAACTTAGTGAAAATCCTGATTGGTGCGGCTTGGATTGATGGTGTAATCCAGCCGGAAGAACGGCAATACCTCCGAGAAATAGCCCAAGCCAAAGGTGTAGCTACCGATCCAGAGATTAAGCCGTGGTTGTACGAATTGGTTCCTGTTCAGCCAAAAGAATGCTATGGCTGGGTGCAAGAATATTTAGGCGATCGCCCTAGTATGGAAGATTGCGTTAGTCTGATTGAAGCGATTAGTGGTTTAATTTACAGCGACGGCGACGTTGCGATCGAGGAAGCAAGACTCCTGACCAAATTACAGGAGATTTCCAAAGCCAGTGAATCAACCCAATCAGCCCATACTGCTTTGCTCAAACAAATTCAAAAGCTTTATCGGCGTTGGGTTGAAGTTCAAAACTAACAGAGATTTATGATTGTTGATTTGATCGGACGCGGTAAACCGCGCCTGTTGATGATTTTAAAATTTGATAATTTAATTCAGCTTCATCAGAGCTTATGACTTCGGTTCGCCCACACCCGGAGTCTCTTCTTTTTCAACTTTGGGCACAAAGTCAGGACGCTCTTTGCTTTCCCAACCGGGTGGACGCTTAGAGTTGTACCAGGCGATTGAACCAATGGTGACAGCAGCAATAAAACCAAATACGTAAACAAAGGTAAAAGCAAAAGGAAAATGTGGTGCATTCGCTGCTTCTGCTGCCGTCTGCATGAATAAAAGCATGAGTATATTCTCCTAATCTAGGTAACACTGCTTATCACACTATAAAACGAGCGTAGCACCTAACATCCCCCCCTAGTTTGAACCCTGGAAGATTAGTTGCCTAAGGTTAAAAAATAATGCGACAAACTTAGGGGCAGGGAAACCCCACCCTTGACGACAATCCTTGAACAAATCATCTCAAAAATGCGATCGCTCTTATTGCGAGGAAGAAGGTTTTAGCCTCTCCCGCCAACTAGGCGGTGTTGGCGATGAATTTCCCGAACTCGAAGAGCTATTACCTGACGAGGATGACGACCTCCGAGATCTGCGAGGCGTGGAAGATTCAGAAGATTCTACCTGCCGACTGCGGCGTCTGGGACGAGATTCTTCTGAAGAAGAGTTACTACTACTGCTGGATTCTTCACTCCGATATCGACGCCGCCTACTATATGAAGGCGTTTCATCATCTTGCTGTTGATAATAACGTCTGCGGCGTCTGGGCGTTTCCTCTTGTTGTTGATCTTGTTGATAATATCTGCGTCTTCTGGATGGACGCTCTTCGCTGCTGGAGTTGTCCTCATCGTCATCATTTGAGGAAATAGCCTTATTGACAATTTTGCCTGGCTTCAGGGGCTTGGCTTTGATAGTGCCTTTACGACCATCAAGTTTAGGTCTGGTAGGAAACTTTTCTACTGGCATATCTTTTACGGCTTTTTCCATAAATTCATGCCAGGTATAAGCAGCGCTACCACTACTACCCCAAGTCGGGCGATTGTCATCATTACCTAGCCAAACTCCGGTAACGAGTTGGGGGATGTAGCCAATAAACCATAAATCGCGGGCTTCATCAGAAGTGCCTGTTTTCCCAGCTACGGGTCTATTATCTAATTGGGCAGCAGCACCAGTACCTTCTTCTACGACATTACGTAACATCCAGGTCATGATAGCCGCACTATCAGCATCAAGGGCACGTTTGGAGGTGAAATCAGCCGACCAAATTACCTTACCTTGGCGGTTGAGGATACGACGAATACCATGAACTTCTGTGTGTAAGCCTTGGGTAGCAAAGCTACCATAAGCGCTCGTCAACTCCAGCAAATTTACTTCATTTGAACCCAGCGCTAAAGAATAAGTAGGTTTGAGTTCCGATTTAATTCCCATGTCATGGGCGAGTTTAATAATTGGCTCAAACCCTACATCAATCAATACCTTCACCGCAATTATATTAATCGAACGGGTGAGGGCATCTCGCATACTCATCGAACCGTGAAATTTTTCACTGAAATTTTTCGGTTCATAACCGTCTACGACAAAAGGCTCATCTTCGTAAGTATCGTAAGGGTTTTTGCCACTGGCGATCGCGGTAGCATAAACGAAGCCTTTAAATGTCGAGCCTGGCTGACGCTGGGCTTGAGTCACGCGATTAAATTGGTTTTTGCCAAAGTCTTTACCCCCAACCATTGCTTGAATTTCACCATTGCGGGGGTCAATAGCTACCATTGCTGCTTGTTTAAAGTTCTCCCAGCGGCCTTGGTTTCTCAGGGTTTTGGCCACTGCTTCTTCGGCAAATTTCTGCCAAGTCGGGTTTAAGGTGGTTTCTACAACTAAACCCCCACCTGCTAACACATCAGGGGCAACATACTTGGGTAATTCTTTTTGAATATAGGTAGTAAAGTAGGGAGATTCTACTTGCAGGCGCTTGGGGAAACTACTTTTAACTATTAGCGGTTCTCGGATGGCGGCTTCTCTTTCGGCGGCGGTAATTACGCCATCTTCCTGCATTCTTTGCAACACCAAATTTCGCCTAGCTTTTGCAGCCTCCGGATTTTTGTCTGGGGCGTAGCTACTGGGGGCTGGTGCTAATCCGGCGATCGTAGCCATTTCCGGCAAAGTCAGTTGATCCACTGATTTGCTGAAGTATACCCATGCTGCATCAGCTACACCATAAGCTCCAGATCCCAAATACACCAAATTCAAGTAACGCTCCAGAATTTGGTCTTTGCTCAATTCATGCTCCATCTTCTGCGCCAGACGCACTTCTTTGAGCTTGCGCCAGATTGTCTTTTCTTGTTTGAGGAAGAGAATCCGCGCTAACTGTTGGGTAATGGTGCTACCACCTTCGACAACATCTTGCGATCGCAAGTTACTCCAAACGGCTCTAACTATCCCTTGCGCATCGACTCCATTGTGTTGCTGAAATCTTCTATCTTCTGAGGCGATGAAAGCTTTTTTCAACCTATCTGGCATTTGCTCTAGATTGAGCTGTTCTCTTGCCGCTTCTCCTTGCTGTTGTAAGATAGTACCGTCAGCCGCTTTAATCGTTAATGTTTGCTCTCGGACTACGGCGTTTAACTCCGATTTATCTGGCAATGTGCGGTCTATTGTGCCAATACCGTAGTTAAAGGCAATAATTCCCCCACCTACACTCAAGCCTGCCCAGAACCAAAGGCGACGATAAAACGGTTTATCGCGGCTGGATAGTTTGGCAATTATTCCAGATGAAACATATTGCATCTGGTTTAGTACTTGCTTTCCCTTACTCGGCTTTGTTGGTGGTAAGTTTTCATTTATGGATTCCTCGTTTTCGAGATGATTACCAGGCGACAATCGCGGTTTCTCCTTGTCAGATGCACTTAAATCGCTCGATCCTTGCTTGAACCAGGAGGTTAGTTTCCCCACATTAGTTCCTCGCTCAAATGTAATTGTTACCTAACCACCAGCAGTATCGGGGTTAGCATACCACCTTTGTGTTAGTATAATATCCCATAAATAAACCAGAGAATTAAGTAACAAACAATGATTTTTTGGAATTCTTTAAGTTTGATCCCGTAAATATTAATACAGAATTTTAATTAATTCTTCGCAGCAAAAATACTGCGATCGGCAATAAGAAATATGCCCCAAGATATAGGCATAGAAACAAGGATTAGCAGTATGTCCGCAACTGGCGCGATCGCTAAAGGTGTGAGTGCCGCGATCGCTCTTGGTAGTAATATCGGTGATTCGCGAGAAATTTTGCCAGCAGCGATCGCAACTTTAGCTATAACTCCAGATATTTTTCTCGAAGCCCAATCCCACTTTTATCAAACGAAAGCTGTCGGCCCGCCACAACCAGATTATTTAAATTGCTGCGTCATCGTCAAAACCTTCATGCTACCGCAGCTGTTATTAGAAAATTTATTAGCGATCGAACAAAAATTTGGGCGCGTTCGTCAAGA
The genomic region above belongs to Calothrix sp. NIES-2098 and contains:
- a CDS encoding neutral invertase, with the protein product MQINELVIAENIEEQAWTALEKSILYYQGRPVGTLAAYDPSVEALNYDQCFIRDFVSSALIFLLKGKTEIVRNFLEETLKLQPKERALDAYKPGRGLIPASFKVVSLNGEEYLEADFGEHAIARVTPVDSCLWWIILLRAYVIATKDCSLAYRPEFQNGIKLIMEICLANRFDMYPTLLVPDGACMIDRRLGIYGHPLEIQVLFYTALRAARELLICQGNQDIFAAIDNRLPLLCAHIRQHYWIDINRLNAIYRFKSEEYGKGAVNLFNIYVDSLPYYELDKWLPRKGGYLAGNVGPSQLDTRFFSLGNLMAIVSDLATEEQSQAIMTLIEERWEDLVGDMPMKICFPALEDEEYRIVTGCDPKNIPWSYHNAGSWPVLMWMLAAAAVKTKKTGLVRKAIELAQTRLSEDEWPEYYDGKKGRLIGKQARKYQTWSIAGFLLAKELLANPSYLRLVSFDELSPEAVSRACEFEISSIDPYTSR
- a CDS encoding neutral invertase, with the translated sequence MAREELVLFDDIDNQAWELLEKSIVYYQGRPIGTIAAGEQLEIALNYDQCFIRDFVPSALLFLIKGRYDIVRNFLEETLKLQPTENLLNAYTPGRGLIPASFKVISADGQEYLEADFGEHTIARVTPVDSCLWWVILLYAYVKATKDINFALQPEFQQGIMLIMELCLATRFDMYPTLLVPDGACMIQRRLGIYGYPLEIQSLFYAALRAARKLLICAGDEEIVIGIDNRLPLLRDHIRNHYWIDRHRLNVIYRFKGEEYGQTAVNQFNIYADSIGYAKLALWLPKLGGYLAGNVGPSQLDTRFFSLGNLMAILCSLASDRQSQAIMNIIEEQWDDLVGEMPMKICFPAVEKEEYRIFTGCDPKNRPWSHHNGGSWPVLLWLLSAAAQKTGRTSLAHNAIEIAQSRLSEDEWPECYDGTRGLLIGKQARRYQTWTISGFLLAKELLRNPDYLELISFAEFDLDNAAHVCDL
- a CDS encoding sun protein; its protein translation is MDNPRQIAFLALRDVHKGAYADVALDKVLQKVKLQDIDRRLVTELVYGSVRRQRTLDALIDQFAKKKSQQQPKDLRTILHLGLYQLCYQERIPASAAVNTTVQLAKENGFAGLTGFVNGLLRQYIRQAGGGEGIPLQLSENPVERLGILHSFPDWIIQVWLEQLSFAETEQLCEWMNQSPTIDLRVNPLRTSIDVVEKALQSADVLVKRLPNLPQALRLISNSGPIQNLPGFKEGWWVVQDASAQLVSHLLEPQPGEAIVDACAAPGGKTTHIAELMVDKGKIWACDRTASRLRKLQENARRLNLQSIQICTGDSRQFLQFQNTADRVLLDAPCSGLGTLHRHADARWRQTPESVQELSKLQKELLAHTSTFVKSGGVLVYATCTLHPAENEAVISEFLAEYPHWQIEPPNTDSPLFAYSTPSGWCKVWPHRQNMDGFFMVRLRKTNDSE
- a CDS encoding 1A family penicillin-binding protein; translated protein: MGKLTSWFKQGSSDLSASDKEKPRLSPGNHLENEESINENLPPTKPSKGKQVLNQMQYVSSGIIAKLSSRDKPFYRRLWFWAGLSVGGGIIAFNYGIGTIDRTLPDKSELNAVVREQTLTIKAADGTILQQQGEAAREQLNLEQMPDRLKKAFIASEDRRFQQHNGVDAQGIVRAVWSNLRSQDVVEGGSTITQQLARILFLKQEKTIWRKLKEVRLAQKMEHELSKDQILERYLNLVYLGSGAYGVADAAWVYFSKSVDQLTLPEMATIAGLAPAPSSYAPDKNPEAAKARRNLVLQRMQEDGVITAAEREAAIREPLIVKSSFPKRLQVESPYFTTYIQKELPKYVAPDVLAGGGLVVETTLNPTWQKFAEEAVAKTLRNQGRWENFKQAAMVAIDPRNGEIQAMVGGKDFGKNQFNRVTQAQRQPGSTFKGFVYATAIASGKNPYDTYEDEPFVVDGYEPKNFSEKFHGSMSMRDALTRSINIIAVKVLIDVGFEPIIKLAHDMGIKSELKPTYSLALGSNEVNLLELTSAYGSFATQGLHTEVHGIRRILNRQGKVIWSADFTSKRALDADSAAIMTWMLRNVVEEGTGAAAQLDNRPVAGKTGTSDEARDLWFIGYIPQLVTGVWLGNDDNRPTWGSSGSAAYTWHEFMEKAVKDMPVEKFPTRPKLDGRKGTIKAKPLKPGKIVNKAISSNDDDEDNSSSEERPSRRRRYYQQDQQQEETPRRRRRYYQQQDDETPSYSRRRRYRSEESSSSSNSSSEESRPRRRSRQVESSESSTPRRSRRSSSSSGNSSSSSGNSSPTPPSWRERLKPSSSQ
- a CDS encoding 2-amino-4-hydroxy-6-hydroxymethyldihydropteridine pyrophosphokinase, giving the protein MSATGAIAKGVSAAIALGSNIGDSREILPAAIATLAITPDIFLEAQSHFYQTKAVGPPQPDYLNCCVIVKTFMLPQLLLENLLAIEQKFGRVRQERWGPRTLDLDLLLYDDLIIDTPTLQIPHPRMRERAFVLVPLAEIAPDWVEPISGCVIKDLVKEVNCSDVHLLMDS